A DNA window from Drosophila virilis strain 15010-1051.87 chromosome 4, Dvir_AGI_RSII-ME, whole genome shotgun sequence contains the following coding sequences:
- the LOC6627485 gene encoding protein-associating with the carboxyl-terminal domain of ezrin, translating into MGNEGSKLKGLIIDKNAVEVNDFWALYNAESPTTCNEEGSDGQHLSIFKGELLVKGQLWAAQGPMERAIKNLMIYRHPYILKYMSTWDQSGQKHLATERVRPLSDVLAQQSPIQVCLGLRTILCSLIFLIEKALARHLNICTQSIYVTDKGSWRLAGFEYVWKAKDLSKEILELAHSFRQPLAIDSANGELGLEQFAFATLCEHILDNCGTASTPHVQEFRDYCSTHLKHQNIELRPKLSAVLLHPYFNHEFVLIHSFLFELPLKSVQERQQFFSNLIERLRCFDEQVVASQLASDLLSRMVLLDPTAQHCVTPYVLRTKTENGTTALFAPQTYLQYLLPHILKMFRLRDAQIRLILLDYFMEYVRLLSDEQLQSEILPHLQMGMNDTNDVLVAKTLRCLADLVPILGAATVLGGDRRRCFSDGRPHAAVSTDCSTPWQEPRSITPLMNGSAVDAVDYMVSGSPLPVESNVAPMPLRLSPDGGEDDKSVTNLSEKPLELSQGSCPDSSSDNADSSTSSAAHEQTLVNDEEEAWSDWDNTDELQRLHVKQEAMDELNLNNVETNSSTSTQATQPSLADSFRTACSSVSTDVKKTIPAPPPPSFNRQLIDDLSALDIQVQLTTPANRSEPAEFDFFKDMEPIIETKPASSDPEVVQIDASRFAATSMGSNGHDVDDAGDQGWGHDEDEDDVVWGSNGNQATNVA; encoded by the exons atgGGCAATGAAGGCAGCAAATTAAAAGGTCTAATAATTGACAAAAATGCCGTTGAAGTCAATGATTTTTGGGCCCTGTACAATGCCGAGTCGCCAACAACATGCAACGAGGAAGGAAGCGATGGCCAGCATCTGTCCATATTCAAGGGTGAGCTCCTAGTAAAGGGACAGCTATGGGCAGCCCAAGGGCCAATGGAGCGTGCCATTAAG AACCTGATGATCTATCGCCATCCGTACATACTTAAGTATATGTCCACCTGGGATCAGTCCGGACAAAAGCATTTGGCCACGGAGCGCGTGAGGCCGTTGAGCGATGTGCTTGCCCAGCAGAGCCCGATACAAGTGTGCCTCGGCCTGCGCACCATACTATGCAGTCTGATATTTCTCATTGAAAAGGCACTGGCACGACATCTCAACATTTGCACACAGTCAATTTACGTGACGGATAAGGGCAGCTGGCGCTTGGCCGGCTTTGAGTACGTATGGAAGGCCAAGGACTTGAGTAAAGAGATCTTAGAGCTGGCGCACAGCTTCCGGCAGCCGCTGGCAATAGACTCGGCCAACGGCGAACTGGGTCTGGAACAGTTTGCCTTTGCCACGCTCTGCGAGCATATACTGGACAACTGTGGCACGGCCAGCACACCGCATGTGCAGGAATTTCGGGATTATTGTAGCACTCACTTGAAGCATCAGAATATCGAGCTGCGACCCAAGCTGTCTGCTGTGCTATTGCATCCGTATTTTAACCATGAGTTCGTCCTAATACATTCCTTTCTCTTTGAGCTGCCGCTAAAGTCCGTGCAGGAGCGTCAACAATTCTTCAGCAATCTAATCGAGCGTCTGCGCTGTTTCGATGAACAGGTCGTTGCCTCTCAATTGGCCAGCGATCTGCTGTCACGAATGGTGCTGCTGGATCCCACCGCCCAGCACTGCGTCACACCGTATGTGCTGCGTACCAAGACAGAGAATGGCACCACGGCCCTGTTCGCTCCACAGACGTACTTGCAGTATCTGCTGCCgcatatattgaaaatgtttcgCCTGCGCGATGCACAGATTAGACTCATTCTGCTCGACTATTTCATGGAGTACGTGCGTCTGTTGAGCGACGAGCAATTGCAGTCTGAGATCTTGCCGCATTTACAGATGGGCATGAACGATACCAACGATGTGCTCGTAGCCAAGACATTGCGTTGCCTGGCCGATCTCGTGCCCATTTTGGGTGCAGCCACTGTGCTCGGCGGGGACAGAAGGCGCTGCTTTTCGGATGGAAGGCCGCATGCGGCCGTTTCTACGGACTGCAGCACACCTTGGCAAGAGCCACGGTCGATAACGCCGCTCATGAATGGCAGCGCTGTGGATGCAGTTGACTATATGGTCTCGGGCAGTCCGTTGCCAGTTGAGAGCAATGTGGCGCCAATGCCACTGCGTCTGAGTCCTGATGGCGGCGAGGATGATAAGAGCGTTACAAATTTAAGCGAGAAGCCCCTGGAGCTGAGCCAAGGCAGCTGTCCCGACAGCAGCTCCGACAACGCTGACAGCTCCACCAGCAGTGCGGCGCACGAACAGACGCTGGTCAATGATGAGGAGGAGGCGTGGTCCGATTGGGACAATACGGATGAGCTGCAGCGCTTGCATGTCAAACAGGAGGCCATGGATGAGCTAAATCTAAACAATGTGGAAACGAATAGCAGCACCTCCACACAGGCCACGCAGCCTTCGCTTGCCGACTCTTTCCGCACCGCCTGCTCCAGCGTCTCCACGGACGTCAAGAAAACAATTccggcgccgccgccgccatcgTTCAACCGGCAGCTCATTGATGATCTCAGTGCGCTGGACATTCAAGTGCAGCTGACAACGCCGGCCAACCGCTCCGAGCCGGCTGAATTTGATTTCTTCAAGGACATGGAACCGATTATTGAGACAAAGCCCGCCAGCAGCGATCCGGAGGTTGTGCAAATCGATGCCAGTCGTTTTGCGGCCACATCAATGGGCTCAAATGGTCATGATGTCGATGACGCAGGGGATCAGGGCTGGGGCCatgacgaggacgaggacgatgTCGTCTGGGGCAGCAATGGCAACCAGGCAACCAATGTCGCTTAA
- the Spf45 gene encoding splicing factor 45, with translation MDLYDDIDAKPRATQMDGWSSGIKMLQTQLAVKKAQLPKPKARDQIKKPLMTPVVNLRTKRNADAENFVPMTVAARPIITSTTVAPPPALENIKTDDWDFVDEYDPQWPNEYEKLKDKTKGSDKSRNSGGSGNREERDRDRDRDRDRDRKRNRGGRRETHNHDTSPPAMKFSGFGQRQSDEDRYSPPAPGSVAKQGGGAAIAPPPSLSIDNGDGSSNVTIPYSASSVAAKIMAKYGFKDGQGLGKSEQGMSVALQVEKTSKRGGRIIHEKDVFLPPPSTSPPLSQLSAVNVTPPVSSPSPTAAAAASMPPPPLPGAATPAPASEPEPSITEIMKAPSKVVLLRNMVGPGDVDEELEPEVKDECNTKYGEVNSVIIHEAFGTVPEDAVKIFVEFKRIESAIKAVVDLNGRFFGGRQVRAGFYNFDKFKSFQLN, from the exons ATGGATTTATACGACGACATCGACGCAAAGCCACGCGCCACCCAAATGGATGGATGGTCTTCGGGCATCAAAATGCTGCAAACACAGTTGGCAGTAAAAAAAGCCCAGCTGCCGAAGCCCAAGGCGAGGGATCAAATCAAGAAACCG CTTATGACACCAGTGGTTAATTTGCGCACCAAGCGCAACGCAGACGCCGAAAATTTTGTGCCCATGACAGTCGCTGCCAGGCCAATCATTACCAGCACGACAGTGGCGCCTCCGCCGGCACTGGAGAACATTAAAACAGATGATTGGGATTTCGTGGACGAATATGATCCACAGTGGCCCAACGAGTACGAGAAACTAAAGGACAAGACAAAGGGTAGTGACAAGTCACGCAACAGTGGCGGAAGTGGCAATCGCGAAGAGCGCGACCGAGATCGAGACAGGGATCGCGATCGGGATCGTAAGCGCAACCGTGGCGGACGCCGGGAGACACATAATCATGACACCTCGCCACCAGCCATGAAATTCAGTGGCTTTGGTCAGCGACAAAGTGATGAAGACAGATACAGTCCGCCGGCGCCAGGTTCAGTTGCCAAGCAGGGCGGTGGTGCGGCCATAGCGCCACCACCTTCACTATCCATCGACAATGGGGATGGGTCTTCGAATGTAACCATACCGTATTCTGCCAGCTCGGTAGCCGCAAAGATAATGGCCAAGTACGGATTCAAGGATGGTCAGGGATTGGGCAAATCAGAGCAGGGCATGTCTGTAGCCCTGCAAGTGGAGAAGACATCAAAGCGCGGCGGTCGCATCATACACGAAAAGGACGTATTTTTACCACCTCCATCTACCTCACCGCCGCTCTCTCAGCTGTCCGCTGTGAACGTAACGCCGCCAGTTTCGAGTCCCAGtcctactgctgctgccgccgcctccaTGCCACCGCCACCATTGCCGGGTGCAGCAACACCCGCACCGGCCAGTGAGCCCGAGCCTAGCATTACCGAAATCATGAAGGCGCCCAGCAAAGTTGTTTTGCTACGCAACATGGTCGGACCGGGCGATGTGGATGAGGAACTCGAACCTGAGGTCAAGGATGAGTGCAACACAAAGTATGGTGAAGTCAACAGTGTTATCATACACGAGGCCTTTGGTACGGTTCCGGAGGATGCCgtcaaaatatttgtagaGTTTAAACGTATAGAAAGCGCCATAAAGG CTGTTGTAGATTTGAATGGTCGATTTTTTGGCGGACGACAAGTGCGTGCTGGATTCTATAACtttgataaatttaaaagctttcaattaaattaa
- the Slmap gene encoding sarcolemmal membrane-associated protein: MVLVSNEWQSNKDDEQKPNAAAAAASAAAAAAIATTTTTATAAVAAAVNNVTDQELTARPVAVASGVAAAVGELSKRQQRINKKAHNKMELSKKAEQEQQQQQQQQQLLLMREKHESETCELTTENSNNSNSNSNNINSSILNSNDANDNLENQENNNTSATESCDSNTNTLLQGQLAQKQAQLQLAMNSVLNANNTTSGNLFSSMGALQLPNETVANTLLNTQDMSPGEAKIVLQCEGKSHKFETRNILLAPNQECKVGRLIAKSKASESNAIFDCKVLSRNHAMLWYTPDGRFWVKDTKSSNGTFINDNKLGNEPAELHYGDTVKFGVEVIENSRQEVHGCIIARVTLFLPDGREAISIESEQLQLTGPNRISYDEIQRLNAFLQEASQREKMLKAKLSSLQGVIDSTRKNAALCWQSMITEDQLLHKINLLEKKLQMMEKNVPENALRNEVVKLLEDKTSYQLTAKEALRKVYQDRCDAMEMLSKMEMAYTTSDNECGILRAQILSSKQTLQDFNTRLDQLQQEYTEYKQETLHQQQEAKEQEEQRLGQLKEQLIAQESEMEQMRQQLLQLRQTIADQNSEQALQQQQTLEQLNAAIGVGDDDDDDEDDEDDDNDDNDDDEDDDDEDKEAGDHDNGADNKDEYQVDKGGAQLGEISELLDKEQTTPSKRKSCKKSKRQQKEEFDLKHKVVRKDTMLKWLKNSDLKGADGGDVLKAIFNAADSGDEEVEQKPHSADSSPTGGTAAETALDEFVHKSPKHARLNGIDEAAEESSIHKLETQQTLVRNDETVDEDLPHDQAMDMLHEECLFYKQRSATLASDISILEEEMNKLKQQLLEQQLEQPQPRSSSGAEEKPDDLVTDELEPLLPNDGKEIDGELSSWREELNTMNDAQVEREEELIVYKERLEQSENSNLELRNEITKLRLKQPLAYDHQVFFRRALPLCCVALAAIIYFLSIRV; the protein is encoded by the exons ATGGTCTTGGTCAGCAACGAATGGCAGAGCAATAAGGATGACGAGCAGAAGCCaaatgcggcagcagcagcagcatcagcagcagcagcagcagcgatagcaacgacaacgacaactgcaacagctgcagttgcagccgcTGTGAACAACGTAACGGACCAAGAGCTAACCGCCAGACCAGTAGCTGTTGCCAGCGGAGTCGCCGCCGCTGTGGGTGAGCTGTCCAAGCGCCAGCAGCGCATCAATAAGAAGgcacacaacaaaatggagCTCAGCAAGAAGGctgagcaggagcagcagcagcagcagcagcagcagcaattgttgctgaTGCGCGAAAAGCACGAGTCCGAGACGTGTGAGCTGACCACAgagaacagcaacaatagcaacagcaacagcaacaacatcaacagcagcataTTAAACAGTAACGATGCCAACGACAATCTGGAGAATCAGGAGAACAATAATACGAGTGCAACAGAGAGCTGTGATTCCAATACGAACACACTATTGCAG GGCCAGCTGGCACAGAAGCAGGCACAGTTGCAACTGGCTATGAATTCGGTGCTTAATGCCAATAATACGACGAGCGGCAATCTATTTAGCTCGATGGGTGCCTTACAATTGCCTAATGAGACAGTGGCCAATACGCTGCTCAACACACAGGATATGTCGCCGGGTGAGGCAAAGATTGTCCTGCAATGCGAGGGTAAATCGCACAAATTCGAGACACGCAACATTTTGCTGGCTCCCAATCAGGAGTGCAAAGTGGGCCGTTTGATTGCCAAGAGCAAGGCGAGCGAGAGCAATGCCATATTTGATTGCAAGGTGTTGTCGCGCAATCATGCCATGCTATGGTATACGCCCGACGGCCGTTTTTGGGTTAAGGATACCAAATCCAGCAATGGCACCTTCATCAACGACAACAAGCTGGGCAATGAGCCGGCCGAGCTGCACTATGGTGACACCGTCAAGTTTGGCGTTGAGGTTATTGAAAATTCACGCCAGGAAGTCCATGGCTGTATCATTGCGCGTGTTACACTGTTTCTCCCAGACGGTCGCGAGGCCATTTCAATAGAGTCtgaacagctgcagctgacggGACCAAATCGGATCAGTTATGATGAAATACAACGACTCAATGCATTTTTACAGGAGGCCTCACAGCGCGAGAAGATGCTCAAAGCCAAGCTGAGTAGTTTACAGGGCGTTATTGATTCCACGCGTAAAAACGCGGCCTTGTGCTGGCAGAGCATGATAACCGAGGATCAGCTCTTGCACAAGATCAATCTGCTCGAGAAAAAGCTTCAAATGATGGAAAAAAATGTGCCCGAAAATGCTTTACGTAACGAG GTTGTTAAGTTGCTTGAGGATAAGACCTCGTATCAGCTAACTGCCAAAGAGGCGCTGCGCAAGGTCTATCAAGATCGTTGCGATGCCATGGAAATGCTGTCAAAAATGGAGATGGCGTACACAACCTCGGATAACGAGTGCGGCATTTTGCGCGCCCAAATATTAAGCTCGAAGCAAACACTACAGGATTTCAATACACGTCTGgatcagctgcagcaggagTACACGGAATATAAGCAGGAAACGCTGCACCAGCAGCAAGAGGCTAAAGAACAGGAGGAGCAACGGCTAGGGCAGCTCAAGGAGCAGCTAATCGCACAGGAGAGCGAAATGGAGCAGATGcgccaacagctgctgcaactgcggcAAACGATTGCTGATCAAAACAGCGAAcaggcgctgcagcagcaacagacgcTGGAGCAACTGAATGCTGCCATCGGGGTCggtgatgacgatgatgatgacgaagACGATGAGGATGACGACAACGATGACAATGACGACgacgaagacgacgacgacgaggatAAGGAAGCTGGCGATCATGATAATGGCGCTGATAATAAGGACGAATATCAGGTAGATAAAGGAGGTGCACAGCTCGGCGAGATATCCGAGCTGCTCGACAAGGAACAGACTACACCAAGCAAACGTAAATCT TGTAAGAAGAGCAAGCGGCAACAGAAGGAGGAATTCGATTTAAAGCACAAGGTGGTACGCAAAGACACCATGCTGAAGTGGCTCAAGAACTCGGATCTCAAGGGCGCGGATGGTGGCGATGTATTAAAAGCCATATTTAATGCTGCCGACTCCGGCGACGAGGAAGTCGAACAGAAACCGCATTCGGCTGACTCATCACCAACGGGGGGCACCGCAGCTGAGACGGCACTCGATGAGTTTGTACACAAATCGCCCAAGCACGCACGCCTCAATGGCATCGATGAGGCGGCCGAGGAGTCGTCCATCCATAAACTGGAAACACAGCAAACGCTGGTGCGCAACGATGAGACCGTAGATGAAGATTTGCCGCACGACCAAGCAATGGATATGCTGCACGAAGAGTGTCTGTTCTATAAGCAAAGATCGGCTACACTGGCCAGCGACATTAGCATTCTGGAGGAGGAAATGAATAAACtaaaacagcagctgctggagcagcagctggaacaACCACAACCTCGCAGTTCTAGTGGTGCAGAGGAGAAACCCGATGATCTCGTGACCGATGAACTGGAGCCACTGCTGCCGAATGATGGCAAGGAAATTGATGGCGAGTTATCGAGTTGGCGCGAGGAACTGAACACCATGAATGATGCGCAAGTGGAGCGAGAAGAGGAGCTAATCGTGTACAAGGAACGCCTGGAGCAATCGGAAAATAGCAATCTGGAATTGCGCAATGAGATCACAAAGCTGCGCCTTAAACAGCCGTTGGCCTATGACCATCAGGTCTTCTTTCGTCGTGCCCTGCCGTTGTGCTGTGTTGCGCTGGCTGCGATCATCTACTTTCTGTCCATTCGCGTTTAA